In Anaerobacillus isosaccharinicus, one genomic interval encodes:
- the gpmI gene encoding 2,3-bisphosphoglycerate-independent phosphoglycerate mutase, with protein MSKKPVALIILDGFALRDETKGNAVAHAKKPNFDRYWNQYPHAQLKASGEAVGLPDGQMGNSEVGHLNIGAGRVVYQSLTRVNKSIREGEFFDNETFLNAINHVNEKNSSLHIYGLLSDGGIHSHIQHLFALLELANKNKVERVYVHGFLDGRDVGPTSAEEYILALEEKMKQLGTGKLASISGRYYAMDRDQRWERVEKTYRAMVYGEGLKYKSSVEALQDSYKNKIHDEFVLPSVMTNEDESPFGTIENNDAIIFFNFRPDRAIQLSQVFTNKDFRGFDRGEKHPTDLHYVCLTRFSESIDGFVAFKPTNLDNTLGEVLSQQGYKQLRIAETEKYPHVTFFFSGGREEKFPGEERVLIDSPKVATYDLKPEMSAYEVTDALLNEIAADKHDAIILNFANPDMVGHSGMLEPTVKAIEVVDECLGKVVDAIIAKGGYAVITADHGNADEVITLEDTPMTAHTTNPVPVIVTKKDGTLRQDGILADLSPTVLDLLGAQQPEEMTGKSLLV; from the coding sequence ATGAGTAAGAAACCTGTAGCATTAATCATCTTGGATGGTTTTGCTTTACGTGATGAAACTAAAGGAAATGCGGTCGCTCATGCGAAAAAGCCTAACTTCGATCGGTATTGGAACCAGTACCCACATGCTCAGTTAAAAGCATCAGGTGAAGCGGTAGGTTTACCTGATGGTCAAATGGGTAATTCTGAAGTAGGGCATTTAAACATTGGTGCTGGCCGTGTCGTTTATCAAAGTTTAACTCGCGTAAACAAGTCTATTCGTGAAGGTGAATTTTTTGATAACGAAACATTCCTCAATGCCATCAACCATGTGAACGAAAAGAACAGCAGTCTTCACATATATGGTCTTTTATCTGATGGTGGAATACATAGCCATATTCAACATTTATTCGCACTACTTGAGCTTGCTAATAAAAACAAAGTAGAACGTGTATATGTTCATGGCTTTTTAGATGGAAGAGACGTTGGACCAACAAGTGCAGAAGAATATATCCTTGCTCTTGAGGAAAAAATGAAACAGTTAGGCACTGGGAAATTAGCCTCTATTTCAGGACGTTACTACGCAATGGATCGCGACCAACGCTGGGAACGTGTTGAAAAAACATACAGAGCCATGGTGTATGGAGAGGGTTTAAAATATAAAAGCAGTGTAGAGGCATTACAAGACTCTTATAAAAATAAAATTCATGATGAATTTGTGTTACCTTCTGTAATGACAAATGAAGATGAGTCACCTTTTGGGACGATTGAAAATAACGATGCAATTATTTTCTTTAATTTCCGTCCAGACCGTGCGATTCAATTGTCACAGGTTTTTACAAACAAAGATTTCCGAGGCTTCGATCGTGGCGAAAAGCACCCTACGGACCTACACTATGTGTGCTTAACTCGTTTTAGTGAGTCTATAGATGGATTTGTTGCGTTTAAGCCAACAAACTTAGATAATACACTTGGAGAAGTGCTGAGCCAACAAGGGTATAAGCAGCTGCGTATAGCTGAAACGGAAAAGTATCCCCACGTAACATTCTTCTTTAGTGGAGGTCGTGAGGAAAAGTTTCCTGGTGAAGAGCGTGTCTTAATCGATTCGCCTAAGGTAGCAACGTACGACTTAAAACCTGAAATGAGTGCCTATGAAGTGACAGATGCTCTTTTAAATGAAATTGCAGCTGACAAGCACGATGCGATTATTTTAAATTTTGCAAACCCTGATATGGTTGGTCACTCTGGAATGCTTGAGCCTACTGTCAAAGCCATTGAAGTAGTAGATGAGTGCCTTGGGAAGGTCGTAGATGCAATTATCGCTAAAGGTGGCTATGCTGTCATTACAGCTGACCACGGGAACGCTGATGAAGTGATCACGTTAGAAGATACACCGATGACTGCTCATACGACAAATCCTGTTCCAGTGATTGTGACGAAAAAAGATGGAACGCTTCGTCAGGATGGAATTTTAGCAGATCTATCACCAACCGTCCTCGACCTTCTAGGAGCACAACAACCAGAAGAGATGACAGGGAAAAGCTTGCTAGTTTAA
- the tpiA gene encoding triose-phosphate isomerase, protein MRKPIIAGNWKMNKTIAEAKTFVQEVKGLVPVSSKVDSVVCAPALFLDCMVDNSAGSDLKIGAQNMHFEESGAFTGEISPVALKDLDVAYVIIGHSERREMFAETDETVNKKTHAAFKHGLVPIVCCGETDEQREAGQTNDVVRVQIEKGLAGLTEEQVSTVVVAYEPIWAIGTGKSSSATEANETCAYIRTVVANMFSQTAADAVRIQYGGSVKPENIAEYLGQSDIDGALVGGASLDHQSFLQLLEAGNE, encoded by the coding sequence GTGCGTAAACCTATCATTGCAGGTAACTGGAAGATGAATAAAACGATTGCTGAAGCGAAAACTTTTGTGCAAGAAGTTAAGGGTTTAGTACCTGTTAGCTCAAAAGTAGATTCAGTTGTTTGTGCACCGGCATTATTTTTAGATTGTATGGTTGATAATTCAGCTGGATCTGATTTGAAAATTGGTGCTCAAAACATGCATTTTGAAGAAAGTGGAGCTTTTACAGGTGAAATTAGTCCTGTTGCGCTAAAAGACTTAGATGTTGCTTACGTAATCATTGGTCACTCTGAACGCCGTGAAATGTTTGCGGAAACAGACGAAACAGTAAACAAAAAGACGCATGCAGCGTTCAAACATGGTCTAGTTCCTATTGTTTGTTGTGGTGAAACAGATGAGCAAAGAGAAGCTGGCCAAACAAACGATGTCGTTCGTGTTCAAATTGAAAAAGGTTTAGCAGGATTAACTGAAGAGCAAGTCAGTACAGTTGTTGTTGCCTATGAACCAATTTGGGCGATCGGTACTGGTAAATCATCTTCAGCGACTGAAGCAAATGAAACGTGTGCTTACATTCGTACAGTTGTTGCTAACATGTTTTCACAAACAGCTGCAGATGCAGTTCGCATTCAATACGGTGGCAGTGTAAAACCTGAAAATATTGCTGAGTATTTAGGGCAATCAGATATTGATGGTGCTCTAGTTGGTGGCGCAAGTCTTGACCACCAGTCATTTTTACAGCTTTTGGAGGCAGGAAATGAGTAA
- the rpoN gene encoding RNA polymerase factor sigma-54 → MIDFRGGWVMNMDFGLYQQQSMKLVMTNELRQAISILQYSTHELLSFIEEQQLENPLLEVKDKKINDVQKSAKSETDYEKVADWKTYEGDYTSPLDYVSKNEASLQDHLFNQIRFMPLNDAEKKIIQYFVDSLDENGYFTGDLEEVASHFSITEEKALYCLHFLQSLDPVGIGARSLQECLLLQLRKLDHRNNVAETIVESYLTMFANKKWKEIAKALSISVEEVQSVADLIQTLQPKPGAIYNNDPLTYISPDAFIELIDGQFFISMNDHLIPNLTVSRHYQDLLKKATDETSQKYVQQKHQQILWLLKSINQRQQTLLKVTEAIAKYQEDFFKFGYDYLKPLTLKEIAADIDMHESTVSRVTTQKYVQTPRGLFELKYFFSSSIKSEGGTNASSLSVKELIKKIVDQENKQKPLSDQKIVAVLEKDHSIEVSRRTVTKYREELNIPSSAKRKRF, encoded by the coding sequence GAGGAGGTTGGGTAATGAATATGGATTTTGGTTTGTATCAACAACAGTCGATGAAGCTAGTTATGACGAACGAATTGCGTCAAGCAATTTCCATTTTGCAATATTCAACACATGAATTATTGTCTTTTATTGAAGAGCAACAATTAGAAAATCCTCTTCTCGAAGTAAAGGATAAAAAAATAAATGATGTTCAAAAATCTGCTAAATCTGAGACTGATTATGAAAAGGTGGCAGATTGGAAAACTTACGAAGGTGATTACACGTCACCATTAGATTATGTAAGTAAAAATGAAGCTAGCCTCCAAGATCATTTATTTAATCAAATCCGATTTATGCCATTAAATGATGCCGAGAAAAAGATTATTCAATACTTCGTAGATTCGTTAGATGAAAATGGATACTTTACAGGGGATTTAGAGGAAGTGGCAAGCCATTTTTCGATAACAGAAGAAAAGGCATTATACTGCTTACACTTTTTGCAATCTCTTGATCCAGTAGGAATTGGTGCTAGATCACTCCAAGAGTGCCTACTCCTTCAATTAAGAAAACTTGATCATAGGAATAATGTTGCCGAAACGATTGTCGAAAGCTATTTAACGATGTTCGCAAACAAAAAATGGAAAGAAATTGCAAAGGCACTTTCGATTTCAGTAGAAGAGGTGCAATCTGTTGCAGATCTCATCCAAACATTGCAACCTAAGCCTGGAGCGATATATAATAACGATCCGCTAACATATATAAGCCCTGACGCTTTCATTGAATTAATAGACGGTCAATTTTTTATTAGTATGAATGATCATCTAATCCCTAACTTAACAGTCAGTCGTCATTATCAAGACTTACTTAAAAAAGCAACGGATGAAACTTCACAAAAATATGTGCAGCAAAAACATCAACAAATTTTATGGCTATTAAAAAGTATCAATCAAAGGCAACAAACATTGCTAAAGGTGACCGAGGCAATTGCTAAGTATCAAGAAGATTTCTTTAAATTTGGTTATGATTATTTAAAGCCGTTAACACTAAAAGAAATTGCCGCCGATATCGACATGCATGAGTCAACTGTTAGTCGTGTAACAACACAAAAATACGTTCAAACTCCTAGAGGGCTGTTTGAACTCAAGTACTTCTTTAGCTCTAGCATAAAAAGCGAAGGTGGGACAAATGCTTCATCTCTATCGGTGAAGGAGCTCATCAAAAAAATAGTCGATCAAGAAAATAAACAAAAACCACTTTCAGATCAAAAAATAGTCGCGGTTCTAGAAAAAGATCATTCCATCGAAGTATCAAGAAGAACAGTGACAAAATACCGTGAAGAATTAAACATCCCATCATCCGCGAAGAGGAAAAGATTTTAG
- a CDS encoding sugar-binding transcriptional regulator yields MRLLLDIQKKLLPDLLEVLGIRFRILRFIRLMQPIGRRSLATSLGMSERVLRSEVTFLKEQGLIDMATSGMTITDEGKDVLTQLDEVMSDIFDLTNVENKLKECLGLAEVIVVPGDSDEAPWVKKEMGRATVQLMKRYLAYEETKIVALTGGTTVAAVAEMMTPDSEMKETLFVPARGGLGEQVENQANTICATMATKAMGHYRLLHVPDQLSQDSYSSLMEEPKIKEILDLIRSANLVVHGIGEATTMAQRRSSSEEILQTLHEKQAVAEAFGYYFNQNGDIIHKVLTIGLQLEDVIKTKSVVAVAGGTSKAHAISAFMKQKTSNILVTDEGAAKALLELHS; encoded by the coding sequence ATGAGATTATTATTAGACATTCAGAAAAAGTTATTACCTGATCTTTTGGAGGTACTAGGCATCCGCTTTCGCATTTTGCGCTTTATTCGCCTAATGCAACCGATTGGTCGTAGAAGTTTGGCAACAAGTTTAGGTATGTCAGAAAGAGTTTTACGGAGTGAAGTGACATTTTTAAAGGAACAAGGATTAATTGATATGGCTACATCAGGGATGACAATAACAGATGAGGGTAAAGACGTCCTAACTCAGCTAGATGAAGTGATGAGCGACATTTTTGATTTAACGAATGTTGAAAACAAGCTTAAGGAATGTTTAGGTCTTGCTGAAGTCATTGTTGTTCCAGGAGATAGTGATGAAGCTCCTTGGGTGAAGAAGGAAATGGGCCGAGCTACCGTCCAACTGATGAAACGATATTTAGCTTACGAAGAAACAAAAATTGTAGCCCTAACCGGTGGAACAACAGTTGCTGCTGTCGCAGAGATGATGACTCCTGATAGTGAAATGAAGGAAACATTGTTTGTCCCTGCCCGTGGTGGTTTAGGAGAGCAAGTAGAAAATCAAGCGAATACGATATGTGCAACGATGGCAACGAAAGCAATGGGACATTATCGATTGCTCCATGTACCAGATCAGCTAAGCCAAGATTCGTATTCTTCTTTAATGGAAGAACCAAAGATTAAAGAAATTCTCGATTTAATCCGATCTGCAAACTTAGTTGTTCATGGAATTGGCGAAGCGACAACAATGGCACAACGTCGTAGTTCATCAGAAGAAATATTACAAACCCTTCATGAAAAACAAGCAGTGGCTGAGGCATTTGGTTATTACTTTAATCAAAATGGCGATATCATTCATAAAGTTTTAACAATTGGTTTGCAGCTAGAGGATGTCATTAAGACAAAATCAGTTGTCGCCGTTGCTGGTGGAACATCGAAAGCACATGCGATATCAGCTTTTATGAAACAAAAAACGAGCAACATCTTAGTGACTGACGAAGGCGCAGCAAAAGCTTTGTTGGAATTACATTCATAA
- a CDS encoding phosphoglycerate kinase has product MNKMSVRDIDVNGKRVFCRVDFNVPMSNNEVSDDTRIRAALPTIQFLIEQGAKVILASHLGRPKGQVNEDMRLTAVSTRLSELLGKSVVKTDEAYGEEVEKAISTLGNGDVLLLENVRFYPGEEKNDPELAKAFANLADIFVNDAFGAAHRAHASTEGIAHHIPAVSGLLMEKELDVLGKALLDPDRPFTAIIGGAKVKDKIGVIDNLLDKVDNLIIGGGLAYTFAKAMGHEIGQSLLEEDKIDLAKSFIEKAKEKGVNFYMPEDVVITDEFSKDAKTQVVDIDQIPSDWQGLDIGPKTVDTYRKVILESKLVIWNGPMGVFEWPAFENGTKSVAVALADAQNTYTVIGGGDSAAAVEKFGFAENMDHISTGGGASLEFMEGKQLPGVVALNDK; this is encoded by the coding sequence ATGAACAAAATGTCTGTTCGCGATATTGATGTAAACGGTAAACGTGTATTTTGCCGTGTTGATTTTAACGTACCAATGAGTAATAACGAAGTAAGTGATGATACACGAATTCGTGCAGCTCTTCCGACAATTCAATTTTTAATCGAGCAAGGTGCGAAAGTAATTTTAGCAAGTCATTTAGGGCGTCCTAAAGGTCAAGTGAATGAGGACATGCGCCTAACTGCGGTTTCAACTCGCCTTAGTGAATTACTTGGAAAATCTGTTGTGAAAACAGATGAAGCTTATGGTGAAGAAGTAGAAAAAGCCATTTCTACTCTTGGTAACGGTGATGTTCTTTTACTAGAAAACGTTCGTTTTTATCCAGGAGAAGAAAAGAATGATCCAGAACTAGCAAAAGCGTTTGCTAATCTTGCAGATATTTTTGTTAACGACGCATTTGGTGCGGCACACCGTGCTCATGCTTCAACAGAAGGTATTGCCCATCACATCCCAGCAGTTTCAGGTCTATTAATGGAAAAAGAATTAGATGTGTTAGGAAAAGCATTACTTGATCCTGATCGCCCATTTACAGCAATTATTGGTGGCGCAAAAGTTAAAGATAAAATTGGTGTAATTGATAACTTACTTGATAAAGTAGATAACCTAATTATCGGTGGTGGCTTAGCGTATACATTTGCTAAAGCAATGGGTCATGAAATTGGTCAGTCTCTTTTAGAAGAGGACAAAATTGATTTAGCTAAATCCTTTATCGAAAAGGCGAAAGAAAAAGGCGTTAATTTCTATATGCCTGAGGACGTTGTTATTACTGATGAGTTTTCTAAAGATGCGAAAACTCAAGTGGTTGACATCGATCAAATTCCTAGCGACTGGCAAGGTCTTGATATTGGACCAAAAACAGTAGATACGTACCGTAAAGTTATTTTAGAATCAAAGCTTGTTATCTGGAATGGACCAATGGGGGTATTTGAGTGGCCAGCATTTGAAAATGGCACAAAATCAGTCGCTGTTGCTCTAGCAGATGCCCAAAATACGTATACAGTTATTGGTGGCGGAGACTCAGCAGCTGCAGTTGAAAAATTTGGCTTTGCTGAAAATATGGATCACATCTCAACAGGCGGCGGAGCTTCATTAGAATTCATGGAAGGCAAACAACTTCCAGGCGTTGTGGCGTTAAACGATAAGTAA
- a CDS encoding glutaredoxin family protein, translating to MNVKYYTKENCSLCDKGLLVLEKISKDIPLKIEMIDIYKDDELLEKFQIMIPVVEIEGVEVDFGILSEVKIRSFIDRL from the coding sequence ATGAACGTTAAGTATTATACGAAGGAAAATTGCTCATTATGTGACAAGGGGCTTTTAGTGTTAGAGAAGATTTCTAAAGACATTCCCCTAAAAATTGAAATGATTGATATTTATAAAGACGATGAGCTTTTAGAAAAATTTCAAATAATGATACCAGTGGTCGAGATTGAGGGAGTTGAGGTAGACTTCGGGATTCTTTCAGAGGTAAAGATAAGGTCTTTTATAGATCGTTTATAA
- the gap gene encoding type I glyceraldehyde-3-phosphate dehydrogenase: MATKVGINGFGRIGRVVFRAALNNPNVDVVAINDLTDAKMLAHLLKYDSVHGTLDATVEVNGEHLVVNGKEIKVTAERDPAKLAWGDQGVEVVVESTGFFTKRADAAKHLEAGAKKVIISAPATDEDVTVVMGVNEDKYDPANHHVISNASCTTNCLAPFAKVINDNFGLRRGMMTTVHSYTNDQQILDLPHKDFRRARAAAENIIPTTTGAAKAVALVLPELKGKLNGGALRVPTPNVSLVDLVAELEKDVTVEEVNAVLKEAADGPLKGILYYSEEPLVSSDYNGSPASSTIDALSTMVMEGNMVKIISWYDNESGYSHRVVDLVEYIAKKGL, translated from the coding sequence ATGGCAACTAAAGTAGGAATTAATGGTTTTGGACGTATTGGACGTGTGGTTTTCCGTGCAGCTTTAAATAACCCAAATGTAGATGTAGTAGCAATTAATGACTTAACAGATGCAAAAATGCTTGCACACCTTCTAAAGTATGATTCAGTACATGGAACATTAGATGCAACTGTTGAAGTGAACGGTGAGCATTTAGTAGTTAATGGGAAAGAAATTAAAGTTACAGCTGAAAGAGATCCTGCAAAACTTGCTTGGGGCGACCAAGGTGTTGAAGTCGTAGTTGAATCTACTGGTTTCTTTACAAAACGTGCAGACGCTGCGAAACATTTAGAAGCTGGCGCAAAAAAAGTTATCATTTCTGCTCCTGCAACAGATGAAGACGTAACAGTAGTTATGGGTGTTAACGAAGATAAGTATGACCCTGCAAATCACCATGTAATCTCAAACGCTTCTTGTACAACAAACTGCTTAGCACCATTTGCGAAAGTAATTAACGACAACTTCGGATTACGTCGCGGTATGATGACAACAGTTCACTCTTATACAAATGATCAACAAATTCTTGACTTACCACATAAAGATTTCCGTCGTGCTCGTGCAGCAGCTGAAAATATTATCCCAACAACAACTGGTGCTGCTAAAGCTGTAGCTCTAGTACTTCCTGAACTAAAAGGGAAATTAAACGGTGGAGCTTTACGTGTACCAACTCCAAACGTTTCACTAGTTGACTTAGTAGCTGAGCTTGAGAAAGATGTAACAGTAGAAGAAGTGAATGCTGTTCTTAAAGAAGCTGCTGACGGTCCTTTAAAAGGAATTTTATATTACAGCGAAGAGCCACTAGTTTCTAGTGATTATAATGGAAGCCCTGCATCATCAACAATCGATGCACTTTCAACTATGGTTATGGAAGGCAACATGGTTAAAATTATTTCTTGGTACGATAACGAATCAGGTTACTCTCACCGCGTTGTTGACCTTGTAGAATACATCGCTAAAAAGGGACTTTAA